Within Dermacentor variabilis isolate Ectoservices chromosome 8, ASM5094787v1, whole genome shotgun sequence, the genomic segment GCATACAACTGGCCAATATATTCACAGCTTGTGAAACAGCAATACAAGTGAATGTCTTGATACTTAGTCAGTAGACTAAGGCTATGGCCACCGATCAAGTTGCACAAAACCTCAAAAGTAGTCTCAAGAATAGGTGTGCATTACAAATCTGGCTATAAACTTATTCTCATCATCTACGCGGTTTCAAGTCCCAAAACTACACAGCAGATTTCAAGGGATAACATACTGGAAAACTCCAGCCTGACTCTGACAAACTGGGGTACTTTAgcatgcacctgaatctaagcatgTGAGCAAAATGCAGTCACTCGATCTTGTCAGATGTTAGCACCACACTCTTGGCAGAAATGCACCCATGACACCAAACCAGTACAGCAGGTACTTTCAATTCCGTTTTACAATGCCATTTCAGTGGCACTGTAGCATTGCAGTTAGCCATACAGTAGCATGCAAGTTCTTTTCCACGCATTCACATAATGGTCACAAAGGCTCTTATCTGTGAATGCTACAAAGCTTTCCTGCTCTACGCTATGCACTTGATTCGATGATGTCGCTCATAAGTCATGAGCTGTGTTCATTTGTTCTAGATTGAGTGCCTTGTTCAAACAGGCTTCACTAGCAATACGCCTTTTTCATTCGAAGTAACTGCACGCCACGTTAATTTTGTCTGCTTATCGTGCGTACTTGCCATTACAACCGGAGGTAATATGATTTGTTGCTTGTTCTTTGATGTGTACACAAGCGATGAGTTGTCTCTGTTGCTATTATCGTTCCATGACAACCACACAGTTTCCATCTGCTGTTCACGAGATGCCTCTGCTTTGAAGGCTATGTTGTAAGCAGTTTGAAAAGTCAGATCACGTTCCCCAAGTAGACGTTCCTGCAGAACTTCATCTCGAATCCCGCACACAAAACGATCTCTCATCATCACGTCCAAGGGAAGTTCCTTTCCCCCGAAACCACAGTCTTCTGCAAGCTTTTGGAGTGCTATTACGTAGTCTGCCAGAGATTCACATGGTTCTTGGTTTCGCCTGTAGAAGAGTAACCTTGCTCGCAGCAATGACGGCTTGTTATGCATGTGGTCACGGACGGCTTGTTTGATGGTTTCGTAGGACACCGTTGCTGGCTTGTTGGGCTCGACTAACCTTGCGATAAGCCGATAAGTTGCCTCTCCACAAAAGCTAAGCAACACTGTGCGCTTCTCGTCATCTTCCGAGACACCGATGGATGCGCAGAACGTTTCAAATCGTTCGATGTACTCGTCCCATGAAGAATTTGTCTCAATGGCATATTCTCCAACTCCGTTGCCTGAGATATTGACAAGGGTGCACAGAGGCCGAACTTGCTCAGGGCTTTGTTGTGAACTGTCGCATTCCACAATCTGGAACCAACAAGTGTTTACACAAAAACACAATCATACAGTGCACCAAATGGCATGCAATCATTTATGTATGGAGCAAGATAGCAAGGTAGGCGAGTTGGTAAGCATTCATCATGCTTTTGTAACAGTGCAAAAgcaaacaaggacaaaaggaagaaaaacatgAGAACATGgcattgttgtttcttttgtctttttgtttgcttttgcgcTGTTACCAAAAGTATGATGAACCATTATGTAGTTTCCTTGGTAAAAGGGAAGTACACCTGCATCACCATATGAACATAAAGTAAACACTTTTTATAATGAAATCACTTTATTTGAAGTTTCTTGCAGTCCTGATaacagtgcatgccttttagACCCAGTTATTTGAAGTGCAGTAGTGTCAGACTTCACTTAGTACAAAATACAAAGCAGGTAATACACGCAAAACAGTTCAATGCAGCATACATTTGCGTCCTTTTCATGCCAACCTGATGGTTCAAAGAATGCGCCAAAGTTCATCTGCCACATGGTGGCAGCTTATTGGGACCAGCTTTATAATGTGACGATTTGAGACCGGATGTGTAGGCAGTAAAACATGCTGTTTTAAGTGCACTAAAGCACTAAAGCTGTTATTTAGGTGCATATAGGTGCTAAATACAGTTAAAGCTCGagataacaaacttcaatataacgaaattcttgatataacgaagaatttaatttttcataaccacttgtccatagaacacatgtagttagaacctcaatataacgaaatttcgcttctgcagcaaaggaatgctgcaacaataaatggaaacttcagcggatgcagatggtcaaatgactgaattacaagtggctgcttgcataCGCATCTCTTAAATTGCGTGCAGCGCAACAAGAGCGACTGTGAAAGTGAATC encodes:
- the LOC142589648 gene encoding uncharacterized protein LOC142589648, with the protein product MPSCCVPGCKSRGGKEGSGLSFHLFPSSSSRRRQWAEIIRGPGVRWEPRRYNAVCSKHFQRKDFDLTSPLRVRLWQHAVPTIAVLNPPPSDEVVGQVTAPVSHTAMEHSYCNPDDSLLSLGESTDSADESIPEEVGLGSPSPIADCTAVSPLPEIVECDSSQQSPEQVRPLCTLVNISGNGVGEYAIETNSSWDEYIERFETFCASIGVSEDDEKRTVLLSFCGEATYRLIARLVEPNKPATVSYETIKQAVRDHMHNKPSLLRARLLFYRRNQEPCESLADYVIALQKLAEDCGFGGKELPLDVMMRDRFVCGIRDEVLQERLLGERDLTFQTAYNIAFKAEASREQQMETVWLSWNDNSNRDNSSLVYTSKNKQQIILPPVVMASTHDKQTKLTWRAVTSNEKGVLLVKPV